In a single window of the Gossypium hirsutum isolate 1008001.06 chromosome A13, Gossypium_hirsutum_v2.1, whole genome shotgun sequence genome:
- the LOC107913476 gene encoding rhomboid-like protein 19: protein MGSPGSEIFNEFTKLCKGLVLILVGVHIVVQLIPSSLTYFALIPARTIPFGWNLITASYVEQSIQGLVVSTLGLLFMGKLLEPIWGSKEFLKFIFAVNFLTSVCVFITAIALYGVTRQENYLYMPLSGFHGVLAGFLVGINQMVPDQELPRLKIKAKWLPSLMLLLSMAISFFTPESATYLSILIFGTYMGWIYLRYLQRKPESKHRGDPNEDFAFSTFFPEFLRPIIDLIASKFHRNLCGKSEAFIDTLGYSLGSAPLPGSDPIEASRRREKGARALEERLAAESLIAAGKKSEELQINGTNNV, encoded by the exons ATGGGCTCTCCG GGAAGTGAAATATTCAATGAATTTACCAAGCTATGTAAAGGACTAGTACTGATACTAGTCGGTGTTCACATTGTGGTTCAGCTTATTCCTTCTTCGCTTACTTACTTTGCTCTTATTCCCGCCAG GACGATTCCTTTTGGTTGGAACCTCATAACTGCCAGTTACGTTGAACAATCTATTCAAGGG CTGGTGGTCAGCACTCTTGGTCTTCTTTTCATGGGGAAGTTGCTTGAGCCGATATGGGGTTCTAAGGAGTTCTTGAAGTTCATCTTTGCAGTTAACTTTCTAACTTCTGTCTGTGTTTTCATTACTGCTATTGCCTTGTACGGCGTAACAAGGCAGGAAAATTACCT TTACATGCCACTTTCTGGCTTCCATGGGGTGCTAGCAGGCTTCTTGGTTGGCATCAATCAAATGGTACCCGACCAAGAGTTGCCTCGGCTGAAAATAAAAGCAAAG TGGCTTCCATCTCTTATGCTGTTGCTTTCCATGGCCATAAGTTTCTTCACTCCAGAGTCAGCAacatatctttcaattttgataTTTGGAACATATATGGGCTGGATTTACCTCAGGTACCTCCAGAGAAAACCAGAATCGAAGCATAGGGGTGATCCGAATGAAGATTTTGCATTCTCGACGTTCTTCCCTGAATTTCTCAG ACCAATCATTGATCTCATTGCATCAAAATTTCACCGGAATCTTTGTGGAAAGTCTGAAGCTTTCATAGATACTCTGGGTTATAGCTTGGGAAGTGCACCATTACCTGGTTCTGACCCCATTGAAGCATCAAGAAGAAG AGAAAAAGGGGCCAGAGCATTGGAGGAGAGATTGGCAGCTGAGAGTTTGATTGCTGCTGGAAAGAAATCAGAAGAGTTGCAGATAAACGGCACCAACAATGTTTGA